TCCCTTCTTAAGCTTGATGTTAAAATATAATTGTTGAAAATAAGAAGATAATTTTAAATTCTACTCTGACTATAACTTGTATTGAGTCTACAAGAACTAAAGTAGCTTATGATATATACAGATCATAGTCTCCTTACCTAATATATAATGTTTCTAGTGCTTGCATTGATAAACCTCATGATCATATGTTGGGTAGTTTCCTACTAGGTTTGTGAAAGCCTCACCATAGTAGGCAACTAGGTGACTTGTGTTAAGTGAGATCTTCTCTAAATGCATATTCTAATACATCACTCTTGATCATATACATGGTTACTAAATGTCTAATAACACAAGTAATGGAATGAAATAGATTATTTGCACATACTTGCCCATATTTATTGGTTACAAGATTAGCTTCCAACAATACTCAAGTCAAATAGTTAAACAAACTACTCTATTTGTCCCTTTTGATTACACACCCTTTTTCAACTCTCAACAATTTTGACAACATTTGCACGATAAAAAAACAAGAAATAACATTTTTATGGGAAAATATTGCAAACCATGATGTCtacaaaaaattgcataaaacaacTAATTGTTCCTTAAGGAAACCCTTACAAAATGCAAGCCTCTATAGCTCTATACCTATAGCAAGCAATACCCATGCAAAAATTGGAAGCTTATAGCTCTCATCAATGCTACAAGCATATGGATCCTCCATAGCTTCACTTTAATGGTCAATCTCTTGGTTTGACTACACTTAACTTGCATTGCACTAGACAACAACTATTTTAAAGTACTTCTTAACACTCCTTAGCACAAGCCTACACAACACACTTCAACATCTTGTTCCAACAAGCCATTTTTCATCCAACGATATTTTGGATCATGAATTCTCTATTGCTATGTACTACTATGTGTTTCAACTCTTGAATACAATGACAAGCTTCTCTCAAGAAAGATGCATAAATTCAATAATACCCTCTCCTTTTAGCATTGGATTTTAGGGGCAAGCTTCCCACAACATATACAAGTATACATAGTCAAGAATCCAATGCAAATACAATTATGATATCACACTTTGGACCTTCATTAGTTCTTGGGTAGAAGTAGGATTGCCTTGTATCTTAACTAATTCTTGGGCTTTGTAAAAGCTTCACAATTTCACAATTGCAATTTTTCAAAATACTTATGCATCAAAAAGTCATTCCCCGTACGCAACTAGTCCCACTTTTTTTGTTGGCAACTCTTGGTTCTTTTCTAGCATAATGAGGATAGCATTCTACAAGAAAATATGTAAATATTCTTATTTTCTATGATAGCATCTCTAGCTATTCATCCAACATAATGAGGATGCTACTCTACATGAAAGGGCAAAGTGATATATACACAACCGCAATAGTGTGACACAAATGATGGCTTTTTAAATCAATGCTAGATAAGTTCTTTATTGTTCACAAAACCCAACAGATACCATTGCTTTacatgaaatgaaaaatgattCATTTGCAATTTCATGTAACTCGTTCTAATAGACATAAACTCAGCATAAGCTTGTCTCATGCTACAATATTTCCTTGTGGACATAACTATGTTCTAAGATGCTTTGCATATGGATGAGATAATCTAACTAAATGGCTTCATGAACATTTGTAAATGCATCAATTCCAATGGTACAACAAAAATCAATGCACACACTCTTCAATCAAGCCATGAAACTCCATGAGTCTACACTTCAACTTTGACAACAATATTGCTAATTCTTGCAATCCTTTTCACAATATGGGTAACCTACACATGGGCAAGACATGCACTTGCACCAATACTTATATTCAGCTCCAAATACATCTAATATATGGTTATCTCTACTCCACATGATCATGTCAACCAACTCGCACCATACAAATCCAACTTTTCGTACAACATTGGTCACATGAGATGGACAACATAGGTGCATAACAATTGTCGACATATTGTAGAAGGCTTTGCTAAAAGCATATTGTATAAATACACCTCACTATAGGTTTTTGTAAACTAGTCTATTGACTAGTGAGTCCATTCACAACATTCAACCTAGTTTGGTTGTACTCCAAGGTCCTCTAACAAATTAGGTGAATGCATTCTTCAAGAACATGATTTCTTGCTATAGCCTTTGTATTTATATTGCTATAGCCTTTGTATTTGTATGGATGAAGGACAACACATTCCTCATAATGTTTGAAATAATTGGTTTTAGCCATAATGCAGTACAGAGTCCTTGATGCTATTTAAGTATTTAGCCCTAATGCAGTACAGAGTCCTTGATGCTATTTAAGTATTTAGCCCTAATCCACTAAACCTGCATGGCTGCATGCAAACAAAAATACAAGCAAATCTTACACGGTTAGGGTACGTTCCAGAGTGCTTCATTTGTTCTAAGTGTTAGAGAGTATCGTTGCAAAAGCCATTTTGCACATATCCTTCAACCGTAGAACTCAATGAAATGACATTTCTTTGAGGTATTCTGTCAAAGGAGTCCTCATCACCTGTGTATGTTTCCACATTCTGCATGCAAGTCTATCAGGGCAGtcacaattaaaaaaattgaataaaaaacgTCTTTTATTATGATTTGATGCATGTCCCTACCTTCTTTAAATCTCCTATATTTGTAGAGGCTGATACGGTGCTGACAAAGTTTGTAGATTTTGGCTTTCTATCTGCCAATAGCATTTGCTTAAAGGTTTCCAAGGCTTTTTCAACAATCCTATTTCGTGCATATTCTGCAACCATGGCATCCCAGGGGGAATAGTATCTCCttaaggcattctgtcaaacaactcACTTGCCttgtgtatgcttccacattttgcatacatttctaTTAAGGCATTTTTACTTTTGGCGTCAAACAAAATTCCACttttgattatgctttgatggagtTCCGTAAactgttctaaagctcccatttttgcaaagGCTGGTAGGATGCTGGCAAAAGTTGTGGAGTCTAGCTTTACATCAGCCAATAGCATTTGCTTAAAGGTTtccaaagccttttcaacaaacccattttgtgcatatcctgcaatgaTGACAGTCCATAAGACCATATCTTTCAAGAATTTTGTCAAACGGTTCACGTGACTTGGGTAtctttccacattttgcatacatgtctatcagcGCACTGGAAACAATAGCATCTGACAAAATCCCCCTTTTGATTATTTTTTGATGGAGCCACATGCCCTGTTCTAAAGCTCTTACATTTGTACAGGCTGGTACGATGATGACAAAGGTTGTGGAGTCTGGCTTTACATCCgtcaattgcatttgcttaaaggtttccaaagccttttcaacaaacccaTTATGTGCATATCCCGCAATCATCGCAGTCCATGAGATTGCATCTATttgaagcattttgtcaaacagttcacatgacTTGCgtatacttccacattttgcatacatgtctatcagggaatTGGCAACTACGACATCTAACCAGAATCCGCGTTTGATTATACTTTGATGAACATTCATACCCTGTTCTAAAGCTCCTCTTTTGGCGCAGATTGGAAGGAGGCTAGAAAAAGTTGTGGAGTTTGGCTTTACACCTTCTagttgcatttgcttaaaagtttccGAGGCAGTTTGAACAAATCCAtattgtgcatatcctgcgattattgcattccatgaaaccactcctctttgaggcattatgtcaaacaatttgCATGCCTCGtgcatgtttccacattttgcatacatctcCAGCAAcatatttccaactataatatttgAAAAGATTCCACTTTTAattatgttttgatggatgatCCTACCCAGTTCGAAAGCTCCTATTTGAGCACAGactgggaggatgctggcaaaggttgagGAATTTGCTTTTACACCTACCAACTGCATCTGTTTAAAATTTTGTAAGGCTTttttcaaaaacccatattgtgCATATCCTCTAATCATTGTAGCTCATGAAACCACATCTTTCCGAGACATTTTTTCAAACAGTTTATATGCCTTGTCcatacttccacattttgcatgcatatcTACCAGGGcacttgcaactacaacatttgaacaaaatacaactttgattatgctttgatggaaacCCATATCGTGTTCTAAATCTCCTATTTTCGCACAAGCTGGCACGATGCTGACAAAGGTTGTCGAGtatggctttacacctgccaatagCATTTTCCtaaaagtttccaaagccttttcagcaaacccattttgtgcatatcctgctcTCATCGCATTCCACGAAATCACGTCTCTTTCAAGCATTTTATCAAACAGTTCATATGACATGTGTATACCTCCACGTTTTGCATGCATATCTATTAGtgtatttccaactataatatctgaaaTGAATCCGCTtttaattatactttgatggataaCTGTGCCCAGTTCGAATTCCCCAATTTGAGTACAGGCTGGGAGGATGATAGCAGAGGTCGTGGAGTTCTGTTTTACATCTaacaattgcatttgcttaaaaattTGTAATGCTTCGTCAAAAAATCCCATTTTGTGTATATGCTGATATTATTGCAGTCCATGAGAAGTCATTTCTTTGAAACATTTCGTCAAAAACTTTGCGTGCCTTGTGCGAACTTCCACATTTTGCGTAAAGTCCATCAGTGctgttgcaactacaacatttgagAAAAACCCACTTTCCATTATGCTTCGATGGATGTCCATGCCCCGTTTCAAAGCAACAATTTCGGCACAGGCTGAGACTACGGtggaaaaggtgaactgattaagCTGAAGACCTGTTCGTTGCATTTGGCCAAACAGTACGATTGCCTTGTGCACTCTTCCGCATTTTGTGTACATGTCTTTCAGGGCTGTTGCAACTACGACATTTGAGAAAATCCCCCTTTTCATTATGTGATGGATATCCTTACCCAGtctcaaagctcccattttggcacaggctgaaAGTACGCTGGAAAAAGTCAAGTGATTAGGTTCGAGAGCTGTTCGTTGCATTTGGTGAAACAATTTGAGTGCCTCCTGAGGAAACCCATGTCTGCGGTATGCGTTTATGATGTTATTCCATGAGACGATGTATCGTCCTTTCATATTGTCAAACACTTCCGAAGAAATGATTTTTTCCCTTGTGAAAGCGCattcttattcttattcttatGCAACCTTTATCTAATAATTGTGACTTTGAATTCTATGTGCTTGTTCTACATAAATAGTTTGTGTGTTTATATTTGGATTAGATGATGCTTAAAATCACTAATAGGGTCAATTGTTAAGTTGAGGAATTTGTGGCTTGGCTTGGTTACAAGAGGGTCCTATTATATTAATTTTAACAATGTTTGAATAAAATTGAAGACATGTCACAAAAGAAAAGGCAAATAGCTTGATAACTATATTATCTATGCAAATGTTTCACTGTAATGATTGTTCTAGATGCGATTGCTCTCTATAATCAAATGATATGTTTTTCTTGACTTCAAGATGATCTAAATGGTTTAGGCTTTTTGTCTACTATGGAAACACCATAACAACTATTAACTAGTTCTCTTATTTTCAACTtaatttctttgttttttgttataACTTTGTTGTAGCTTTGTTGTTGGTCAATTTGTGATTTGCTAATGTTATCCCTTTTATAATAGGGTTTTAGGTGCCCTTTAAAACCTATTTTGCCCCTTTAATGAAAACACAAGTAAATAAATGACTACTTTCCAAACTAAATATTCATTTTTTAGGATTAAGTTTTTGATTAAAGGGTAAAACAAGTTTTGAAAGGCCCTGAAATCTATTTTACAAATAGAAGGACATCAACCAAATAATAGCAAAAGACTACCTAAAACAACAAAAGTACAAAATTAAAGACAAAAGATTAGAAAAACATAACATGGAAAGAAAAGAACCAACTTCCAAGAAGCCATTATAGGTTATGCATATATTTAGCCACTTTTAGCTAATCCTAATAAAATTTTGCATGCAAACTAGCAAAACCCTCTAGCTCCCTTTTATCCTTATTCTAGTTATTTCTAGTATTACTTCTAGTATGGGTACTAAGGCCAACAAAAATAGTCTTCTTTTTAGTCTAAGCATGAAGGTGTTAGAGTTGATGATTGAACTCCCACAACACCCCAAGGACTACCTATAATTAAAAATACCTATGACGCTAGATAAAAATGCATGATTTTTATGAAGCCTAATATTTCATTAGATGCAAAAAGATGACTGGTTATAATATATAATGAAACCCTTGCTATAAAGACACTGATGAAATCCTAGATGAGGATTAAATGAGATCATTACATATGTTTAATCTTATGAATTATCTACAAAAAATACAAAACTTAAGTAAAATTAAGTATGCTAGTGTGAATGGGGACCTAATAATAGTTAATTATGTGGTTTATTATTTTCACTCTAATGCCCTCTTCATGTGCAACTTAGGGAGTAGATGTTTTTGTGACTAGTGAAGTATGCATGGACGGGTCTCAACTACAAGCCCTACTGAAGTACccatgtataaataaataaatctcttataATTAGAAAAAGGGAGAAAATCTCATTAAAAAAACTCCTTTTTAAAAGAGAGAAGACAATGTAAACTAACACATATTGGTGAATTTATATGGAAAGAAGGACGACTCAACACGAACCCTCAAGAACTGCATATATCACAAAAGTATAATATATATCTCTGCAATAGGAGATAAAAGATGAGACTATGAATCTTTCCATAGAGAAGTACCTCATGTGCTAATGTTGAGAGTTTGAAGAAAAATATTCATTATCTACAAACAAAATTTCTCCTCTTATGAAGACATAGATCTATTGGAGATTTGTAGAAGTCATTCTTGTAATCTAGATGAAAAGATAATCCAAATCCAAACATGTGTCTCTGAATGGAAACTGGGTACCTTGTGTTGGAAAAAATATCTCCTCCAAAAGAACTTAATTCACAATTAGAGAAGTCAAACTAGAAAAGGTGAGAATTTGAATTGAATCTAAAAATATTGAAGATGTTATGGCATAACTATCAACAAAGAGATAATGCATGTCCACCAATGTGTCCTCAAAGTTAACAATGTGATTATTTACAAACAAAGACAATATTTCTAATAGGTAGGAATCTGGGCGAGGTAGATCTAGAAGATAATGAATGTTGTGTTGCAATGAATCAATAAGGGCAATAGGTGTAGTGATACTAGTCTCATCAAGAATAACTTAAGATGATGATGTGATCTCAATTGGTGGAAAGCAAGATGAGAAGTTTGTATACCATCAAAACGTGTAAGACATGTAAAATTAAACattaatatcaaaataaaataactcttcagATAAAAATAcagtaaataatataaataaaatgaaataatttttaattaaaaattaaattttttatgtgtatatatgtaatTCTAAcaaatcttaaataaataaaaatagatatatttaaaatatttgctctaattaatttaattttattgtcTTTTCCCTATATCTAATTGTAAATTTCATTACGCAAGTTTTTGAAATGGCATTCATGTAGTAACTAGGGAAAGAACACCAATTACCACCCATGTTCCATTTATggttcactccttgcacacccaactccccaattactaactttaaaaaaacgaaaaaaaaacaaGCAAAGAAACAAACAAACTAAAAGCCaattaataaattttacatgtaatAATAGTCatccattttttagcatttttggaccatagTTGGCCTAtatgtgcacctttattggtacccataatgCAGGGACATTGTGCATGAGTACTGACAATTTTAAGTACATGGTTattgggacatttgtgcataagtattggcaattttatgtgcacaattattggggcatctttaagcaggtataaaaactttgaaatgtgtactttttgacccttgtgtacATAACAGAGCCCACAATGTGCATTGTTAGTACCCAAAAATCAGAACAATAACTATAAACAATTAAGTCGCATGCAAAAACAACCAAAAGAAAATCGTCAAAATTCAATGATATACCGTTTAGAATTTGTAGGTGCACAAAATTAGCTATAACGACTACTGATACACTTATAAATAtagattatgaattacaaacataaatgaaacaacatgaaatgaaatgcaatcaaGCCCAAACATGTAAAATTTGCATACATAATCAACCAACATTAAAAACTCAAGCCACAATATATACAATTTGCATACATAGTCTGATATTATAATTTAATCTCCTAAGGCATAGCTGTCATAGGAACGAGATAATACAATTCATACAGACAAAAGGACCATACAAAATGACAACGCCTGAAGGAAAGAACTATCAAGAGATACTCCCCCCGTCATCTCCAAAAATTGGATCGGCAGTAAGTCTCTTTCACCTTGCCTGATCACCAAGCATCTGTCCATTCCTTCAAATGCTCATCTTCTTTTGTAAATTTTCCCTATTTTCCACCATCTCCTCCACCTTTTCGTTCCAGCGACTTGCAGGTTTCCTAAAGCAGTTCAATGTCACAACTCCTATGGTATTATAAAACAGGGTTTTAACAAGTACGCCATCTGTGTATATAGGCAGTAATATTCATTATATATTACAAATCTGATTTTATTAAGCCAACAACATTGTCTATATCTCCAAATGATTCGAAGATAAACACTTTTTAGAGATTGACATGAAACCTACACTTTTAATAAACTGAAAATAAAATCCATTCCCTTTTTTTATTACTAAAGGTCCCAAATGGTGCACCTTATTACAGTGCAAGCCTATGTTTACACTTTA
The nucleotide sequence above comes from Cryptomeria japonica chromosome 11, Sugi_1.0, whole genome shotgun sequence. Encoded proteins:
- the LOC131071083 gene encoding pentatricopeptide repeat-containing protein At1g08070, chloroplastic-like — encoded protein: MGFFDEALQIFKQMQLLDVKQNSTTSAIILPACTQIGEFELGTVIHQSIIKSGFISDIIVGNTLIDMHAKRGGYAQYGFVQTASETFKQMQLEGVKPNSTTFSSLLPICAKRGALEQGMNVHQSIIKRGFWLDVVVANSLIDMYAKCGSIRKSCELFDKMLQIDAISWTAMIAGYAHNGFVEKALETFKQMQLTDVKPDSTTFVIIVPACTNVRALEQGYAQNGFVEKALETFKQMLLADVKLDSTTFASILPAFAKMGALEQFTELHQSIIKSGILFDAKKYARNRIVEKALETFKQMLLADRKPKSTNFVSTVSASTNIGDLKKNVETYTGDEDSFDRIPQRNVISLSSTVEGYVQNGFCNDTL
- the LOC131860123 gene encoding pentatricopeptide repeat-containing protein At1g03540-like, yielding MKGRYIVSWNNIINAYRRHGFPQEALKLFHQMQRTALEPNHLTFSSVLSACAKMGALRLGKDIHHIMKRGIFSNVVVATALKDMYTKCGRVHKAIVLFGQMQRTGLQLNQFTFSTVVSACAEIVALKRGMDIHRSIMESGFFSNVVVATALMDFTQNVEVRTRHAKFLTKCFKEMTSHGLQ